The Glandiceps talaboti chromosome 1, keGlaTala1.1, whole genome shotgun sequence genome has a segment encoding these proteins:
- the LOC144453427 gene encoding uncharacterized protein LOC144453427 → MNGKYGIVDEPLFDCNYDGGCENDGSCMSDGTCLCKQQYTGETCDQYEEWLEEDQESDDDGKSPTNTIIVGVIGIVIAVIAQCMCCVCLAVRHKKASRRRKRMSSNIVTLRTPDGREYQGYRPQWSKQFENVRRSDNTVPKSSTDRIRTTGHLNSSEARRHSGRRENENESTPSSSVSVSVSTTTMPVISISEVTEQGLIIQHNGRNHGVSPPPSYEEATSKYVTVEAPRTPPTH, encoded by the exons ATGAATGGCAAGTACGGGATTGTTGACGAGCCATTATTTGACTGTAATTATGATGGTGGTTGTGAAAACGATGGTTCATGCATGTCTGATGGCACTTGTCTTTGTAAACAGCAGTACACAGGAGAAACATGTGATCAATACGAAG AATGGCTTGAAGAGGACCAGGAATCGGATGACGATGGCAAGTCACCTACAAACACCATCATTGTGGGTGTAATTGGTATTGTCATCGCAGTAATTGCACAATGTATGTGCTGTGTGTGTCTAGCTGTCCGCCACAAAAAAGCAAGCAGACGACGGAAGAGAATGAGTTCAAACATTGTCACTTTACGGACTCCAGATG GACGCGAGTATCAAGGTTACAGACCACAGTGGtccaaacaatttgaaaatgtgcGACGTTCTGATAACACCGTACCCAAATCTTCAACGGATAGAATAAGAACGACTGGGCATCTTAATTCCAGCGAGGCACGGCGTCACAGTGGTCGTCGGGAAAATGAGAATGAAAGTACGCCCTCATCGTCagtgtcagtgtcagtgtcaACCACAACAATGCCTGTTATCAGTATTTCGGAGGTGACAGAACAGGGACTAATTATACAGCACAATGGTCGCAATCATGGCGTGTCGCCGCCACCTTCGTATGAGGAAGCCACTTCGAAATACGTGACGGTAGAAGCCCCAAGGACACCGCCAACTCATTAA